AGCTATACTTGGCTGAACATTGTCTGTTGGAATGAACCATCTACATCTGGTGGTCACTCCCTCGCtatcaagttttatttttttgttttttttgatttCAGTGGTTATCAGGCAGCCTGATATAAATATAAAGCAGGGATTCAGGGGAATTGACAGGTTCCCATTGCAACCATGAAGTCTTTGGTCTTTATTCTGCTCATTGGAGCTGCTTGTGAGTTCTTCAAGAGGAGGATGCCTTTCATGCTTTGTTACTGATTTTGTATGTACTACATTGCAGCAaactaatatattttttttctgcctgctTTATTCAGTTGCCACGGACGACGATAAGATCGTCGGAGGGTATGAGTGCACCCCTCACTCCGAGCCCCATCAGGTGTCTCTGAACTCAGGGAGCTACCACTCCTGCGGTGGCTCCCTGGTCAATGAGTACTGGGTTGTGTCTGCTGCTCACTGCTACAAGTCGTAAGTACATTCTGCATATTGTTATTCCACATTTATTCCTCTGACTgggaaacaaacatgaaaaatgtaaaacaaacttttttcttttaacattttctttctctgccaGTCGTTTTGAGGTGCGTCTGGGAGAGCATCACATTGGAATCACCGAAGGTACTGAGCAGTTCATCAGTTCTTCCTATGTCATCCCACACCCCGACTACAAAGTCTACACCCTTGAGCATGACATCATGCTGATCAAGCTGGGCAAGCCTGCCACCCTCAACCAGTACGTGCAGCCTGTGGCTCTGCCCAGCAGCTGTGCCTCTGTTGGCACCATGTGCAGAGTCTCTGGCTGGGGCGTCACCATGAGCTCCTGTGAGTTAGATTTCTTTGAAACCTATTATTTCAAAAGAACTTTGATTGTGAAAATTCAATCTACGATTTCTAACATTTCTACTGCACAATGTACTTGCTACAGCTGTTGATCGTCACAGGCTCCAGTGCCTGAACATCCCCATCTTGTCTGATGAAGACTGTCACAATTCCTACCCGGGCATGATCGACTATACAATGTTCTGTGCTGGATATCTGGAGGGAGGCAAGGACGCCTGCCAGGTATGTATCTCTACTTTTCTAACAGCAACTCTTTAATAGGTTGTATTTGGAGTTCCTTCCATTTTATATTCAAAAGTATTTCATTGTCTGAGGTTCAGAGGTTTAGACTATAatgattctctctctctcagcttgACTCTGGTGGTCCTGTTGTGTGCAATGGTGAGCTCCAAGGTGTTGTGTCCTGGGGCATTGGATGTGCTGAGAGGAACTACCCTGGTGTCTACTCCAAGGTAACATCACTGCTTCAAATAAAGCATAACAAATACTACACTGCTCCATGCTGACTgacatctgtctgtttttaggTCTGTGTGCAGACTGAGTGGCTGCTGACCACAATGGCCAGCTATTAACTCCACCATTCAACCTCCACATCAGCTCAACGGCATCAACTCTCAACTGCTGAAGTGCTTTTTTGCTGAAGAAGGAGTGAAAAGTATAACAAATAAATGATCAGAAAGGAATGATTAAACCGTCTCCCTCTATCTGTGTAATAATACAGAAAGTGTAACACTGATGACTTATTTAGATGATCAATGACAGTTTTCAGCAGGTCGCAGGCCAAtgctctttttattattttccagattttttgtttcttaaatgAGTGGGAAagtttcaaaattaaaaatgaacaacaacaacaaaaataactattatttttttctcaataaatCATTACTTACATCACACAGAAGAGCAGTGCAGTGTGGCCTTATAAATATGAGAATGTCTGAAGTGGTTGATTATAGATTTCTTTCCATCTGGATAAACTCAGTGTGAAGTGATACTGTTATGAAACATATCTGTTCAGATCTGAAGTTGTCAAACAGGCAGATTTCTAAATTTTTTAGTGTTCACTACTCATTCGTTATTATTTCATTGGCATTTTCTTCAACCATTAACTCATGACCAACTTGACAACTATACACATAAGacggttttttgttgtttttttttaaatttgttgtgAAGTGTTTCTACCAGTGACAAAatgtaacatttactgaaatacTGTACTCAAATATAACTTTTAGATAacgatatttatttattgagtaTTTATCAGGTTATGCTACGTTATACTTAGATTCCATTACATTTCACAATATTGTACTTTTGACTCCACTACActtcatttaattaatttatttcatttatttaattattttatatatttaagtaCAGTTACATGCCAGATTCACTTATTGAATATAATTTATTGTAACAAATTTAAGACCACATTAAGTTGGAATCGtgcatttacagtaaatgaggtcaaaatacacaaacaggAAAGATAAGGTGGCAACTTGTCCCACAACAAAACTAACTTCTGCACAAACGtctacaaaaaattaaaaataccaTCTTGTAGGATTCTGCATaaagagtatttttttctgatactttattttttattattgggTGTTTCCTGCTTTGTTAGACAAGAGATGTGgagtgagagagaaaggaaTTAAAACATGCAGGTGGCTTAAAGTTGGCTGTGATCAGTTTGCCCATAGCAGTACATTTTTCCAACTTTATCTTTACTTCGGTAAAAGATCTAAGTTGTTCCATGATGCCTACTTTACACCCACAGGGtttgctgggaaaaaaaagttacaaaaacattttttttcctcaagacaGCCTTCACTCTCATATCTAAATTTAGTTTTCAGGTAACAGGTGCTGAGAAAAATGCAGCTGTAATATCTGTGCACACATGCTACACTCTAAGTATAGCGGTTATAATCTGACAAGGGAAACAGACACCACTGTCCACAAGTATGAGGTGAATTCAAATCTTTGCACAAGGAAAAGTTACAATTCCTTACAAACAgtttaattatattattatttattattattaatacattttcataCGTTGAACAAAAGGGTGATTTATCGAAGCACAGCCCTACAATGAGTACAATGTAGTCACTGATAGGTCTTACATGTGTTAAATCTCTATAATAATTTCAATTTCATACATAACACTTTCTATGCAtaagtgaaataatgaaattttCTGTGAGTATTGACTGGATTGAAACAAGTATTGCAAGGCTGCAGAATTAAAAGATGTACTGACATATTAAGCTTTAAGAAATCCTTAAGAAGCTGATTCTAAGCTCTTAACCTACTTGAAATAATGACTTGTTTGGATTGGATTGTTGATGACTGCAAAATGGGTTTTCTcagtaatgaataaataaatgtgcgtAAGAGCTAAACGTAGCCATGTTCACACTTTGTCTAGATGTTTTGCTGACACGTCCACTTTTAATtctgaaggggaaaaaaaacaacaatcataACTCCAACAAACCGCCTCAGAGATTGGCTCCTCACTGACCAATCAAGATGCTCAGAAAGCAAAGGCAGCACTCCCTGTGGGTATAAAATCAGGACTTGAGCTGAAGAACTCTCATCGACAGGTTCACATAGCAACCATGAGGTCTCTGGTCTTCGTTCTGCTCATCGGAGCTGCTTGTAAGTGTGAAGTTTAGTTTGAGCAGATTGTCTTCCTCTCTGCTAACAGGCTGTTGGCCTTCCTCCCAGACAGAAACTTTATCCAGCATAATTTCAGCATCTCATGGAgccaaaaataattataattcaTCAGCTTCTAAAATACATTACATTTTGGGCTTTGACTTGAACACAAATTCCATACAAAACAATGTTTCACTGTTGCTGTAAGAAAGTAGAAGCAAACAAGTAAGTGCTTGCTGATGTGTGCTTTCAGTTGCCTTGGAGGACGACAAGATCGTCGGAGGGTATGAGTGCACCCCTCACTCCGAGCCCCATCAGGTGTCTCTGAACTCTGGCTACCACTTCTGCGGTGGCTCCCTGGTCAATGAGTACTGGGTTGTGTCTGCTGCTCACTGCTACAAGTCGTAAGCATATTCCTCATGTTTTTCCACGATTATTGGTTTGATTCAATTATCTGACAGGTACACCGatcaaatatcaatatttttacacTAATATTCCGTATTTCCATTTCTTTCAGCCGCATTGAGGTCCGTCTGGGAGAGCACCACATCAGAATCAATGAGGGAACTGAGCAGTTCATCAGCTCCTCCCGTGTCATCCGCCATCCCAACTACAGCTCCTACGACCTTGACAATGACATCATGCTGATCAAGCTGAGCAAGCCCGCCACCCTCAACCAGTACGTGAAGACTGTGGCTCTGCCCAAGAGCTGCGCTCCCGCTGGCACCATGTGCAGAGTCTCTGGCTGGGGCAACACCATGAGCTCCCGTGAGTAACATCTGCATCTTAGCAGCCGGTTGTTACCGAATGTTTCATGGCAATATCTGGCTCCTCTCGTGTTTCTTTAGTCCTTGTTCATTCATACTTTGCTTCACATTGTGCAGTTGCTGACGGTGACAAGCTTCAGTGCCTGGAGATCCCCATCCTGTCTTACAGCGACTGTAATAACTCCTACCCTGGCATGATCACTGATGCCATGTTCTGCGCTGGATACCTGGAGGGAGGCAAGGACTCTTGCCAGGTATGTAAGACGTCAAATATGCAAAGGCTTTTTCTCAACCGATATCATCACAATAACATAATAGtactttacaattttttttgttgaaatccATTGTaatagtttttgtctttgttgtcaggGTGACTCTGGTGGCCCCGTTGTGTGCAACAATGAGCTGCAGGGTGTCGTGTCCTGGGGCTTCGGATGTGCCGAGAGGGACCACCCTGGTGTCTACGCCAAGGTAAAGAAAGATGATTTCTTTCCAGTAAAATGTCATCATATATGCTGCTGGCTGTCTGTGCTAACTACTCTTGTTGTGACTCCATTCACAGGTCTGCATCTTCAACGACTGGCTGGAGAGCACCATGGCCAGCTATTAAATCTGATCCTTCTATCACCATCTtaatctgctgcatttattccaTCATTCTAACTCCACACATTGTTGTAGAGTTCTGAACAATGTGCAGTCAGTTTCCATCTCAATCAATAAAATTGTTCAACTTGACCTCCATTTGtttccttgaatttttgttgttgtatgtcTGCATAATAATGTTGTCATCATAACGAGCCAAAACTAAAAAGGGTTTGACAACCTTTATCCCAAACTCAGGAAGTAGCAGAAAGGCAGTGAGTGTGTGAATAACTTTGACACCCAAACtggtgaaaacacaaacactgcctTATGCTGTAATGTGATGCCTCTGTGGTATGTAACAGTTTAGAATGAAACCAATAACTAATGAAGAATTTgtccttcacaaacaaacagggAATCATAGAAGCTGCATAATATACTTTATTTTGTaacataaaattgtaatataAATTTGCTTTTTCATAGATACAGTTGTTAACATAAGTTTTAGATTTCTAAAACTTCCCTTCGGATGGGTTTAGAATGAATATTCATATATTCATTTGAATGAATATCTGCTTCCATCATCTAGAAATAGCACTGTCCTTTTTCCAAATGACACGTGAGGTTATTAAGCGTCATTTGgagggtccgtgtacggatctggtaattggattttccgttctgaaacgggtattgaaaaacaaaaaacgagtggttatttgattttcgttttaaaatacaaaaattaaaattgaaatacaaggcgtttttccttttcatgatcaaaaagggatatacgatttaaaaaaaaaaaacaaaaaaaaacgcttggatttctgttttatatttaggATAACaggaaagtaaaatcagtaagagacagaaacggaaaaaggtcagttttttcattttctgagaccggaagtggtcatcagcaagtgtggggCCAAACAGAGTGCATAGACcgtatatacattttttgtcgttagttttcatggtcaaaatgagagatcaggtggccgatcttaaaataaatcaatattgactttttttatagagcgttaaagttttgcaaagccagggggcggggctacttggatgacagtccggtctggaatgattgacaggtcctatggaggaggcagcagagactctgctctcctcgtttggattaattctgatataacaactgttggtttatttatcggtgcagcagcagaacattttccacagacagttttcctgcccgttggctcgTTTTAAcgagttttctaccttcggctgattctaccagcagacactgaaaggactctgatagttcagtaagtaaatgtttattttcgtatcggtgccgcttttaatgcaatttatatgcagctttagtgtcagatagaatgtgtgccatgcactgtATGGTTCAAGGACCAGTCGGGAGTAATATCGGCTCACCAGCTTTAATGAAGAACGTGCATACAGACATGTGCGACTCTCTTAATACACTTCCGGATTAACCGTCTTAGTGCGCATGCTCATCCCAGAACCCACAACACTTCAGCCCTATAACTCACTGTGCATTACACAACATTAACTACAGTCACTCTTTACATtacatgcactccagatgttggtggagtttgtttcagtgtgtgttgaccagagaagaaagttagcatagtaaatattagctttaatgttagcgatgctgagctagctgctcagtcgtagcctgattaaagctaacgtagcatcaagctaatgtgttgagtttcatgtaaacagctgaagtgtgttttgttcctgtaatgtggttcattgaGTTCATAAAACtttggctggttgacattaatgtaacgttcaggaaacttaaatgtgattaaaacagtaacgttaacgttctagttgtcagtaatcagctttaatttgacgctaaaacagactctgatagttttaaatgacatcagtttcattaatttgttgaaaattgtctcatttgttgttgtgatgttgctgctgattcattaaaaccagatgatccatgttgaagatacgtttagttctagtatcagaagcacaagaaggaaaatggaagtttagttctgctacatcaaagatttcaggattaaaataactaaatgagtctttatgcctcaaactttatttttacaataaagaaataatgaaataatcacagataatacaaatataaatagcagagaaaacctgagagaataatttcctgaaaagtctgtgaaggaaaagcagctttttatcctgaaagatcagaatccgctccaacatctgcatctgacagcatcaagtcaaccagaaagaaaagaaaaaagaaaatgacttctttctgatcacatctgttccgctgctcacattctgctgctgctcacattcttcacattcatagtccacttttaaaagttcagcagacaggtgctctgctttggagtgtgacgatgtcgtcggtgatgtggagagtgaagtttccgtttcacccacagcgtgctttagggcagccgggtcggacttgatgtttgaaatactgaccgacagctcagatttaactgtctgtagttctgttttgatgggtgttaaactttcactcaaagccgccaggagctgggtctttaaaataaccaccgtctcgttacagagtgaaagtagcagttcctccttaaggtcagagattgcagcatctgagggcctcttcaaaagaagatgtagttgatgaaggcattctggagcaggaccagaaagactacgaccaagcagccttgagatcttaggcagcatctccctcaggtgggtgtcaacggtgttcacggtcaggtctatggtaatcctgtcaaaaaacaaaacagaaaaaaatctagattataaatcaacatgtaaccaaagcactctgtgtataacgccatagtataggatgtagttcagaaaatttcaaagtatagtatacttttcaagaataacatagtatggcctgtagttcatagtatagcttggcaaaaaaaaaccccaacagattattatgtggttcaaaaagtgcaaaatgatagaatgttgtacggtggccgagaggtgcaaaccaaatttacataatgcaaaacacttttacaaagcttgagacaaatttacatttaggaaaacatttttacatatcataaaacaaaattacaagttctgaaacaaatttacattttggaaaaaaaaaatgtacaacatgcaaaacacatttacaacctccaagacaaatttacaagtgacgaaacacttttacatatccaaaaacaattttacaaattaaatttaaccggaaagggaatgtcccaactccagTGTTGAACCCGAAGTGataacgaggagcggctaatgcggcttttggttgttgttgatggtgaaccaagatgGACAACGAGCGGGtgatatgttccccacaaaacgggcaaaacatcacctgCTCGGTGTCcatcttggttcaccatcaacaacaaccaaaagttgcattagccgctcctcgttatcacttccggttcaacaccggagttgggacattccctttccggttaaatttaatttgtaaaattgtttttggatttgtaaaagtgttttgtcgcttgtaaatttgtcttggaggttctaaatgtgttttgcatcttgtacatttttttttctaaaatgtaaatttgtttcagaacttgtaattttgttttatgatatgtaaaaatgttttcctaaatgtaaatttgtctcaagctttgtaaaagtgttttgcattatgtaaatttggtttgcacctctcggccaccgtaatgttgcctaaaattgtcatgtatgatatgtggttcaaaaaatgtcgtagtgcagtatattgtcaaaatagtatgttattcaagaaaacataagagtataatatgtcatctaaaaaatgccatagaataatatttcattgcacaagtaaaagtatagtaatttttaaagctgttcaaattcttatatgttgctaaaaacaacaaaaaacctaaaacaaaaaagtcatagtaatatttcaatttaaaaagcctatagtatacagtgtcacccaacaaacgtcatagtatagcatgtcgctcaaaaaacgtcatagtatggcctttggtccaaaaaacgtcatagtatagcatgtcgctctaaaaacgtcatagtgtagcatgtcgctctaaaaacattatagtatagcatgtcactctaaaaacgtctttGTATAGCaggtcgtccaaaaaacgtcattgtatagcatattgctctaaaaacgtcatagtatagcatgtcgctcttaaaaagtcatagtatagcatgtcgctcttaaaacgtcatcatatagcatgtcgctcttgaaacgtcatagaatagcatgttactctaaaaacgtcagagtatagcatgtcgctcttaaaaggtcatagtgtagcatgtcgctctaaaaatgtcat
This genomic stretch from Amphiprion ocellaris isolate individual 3 ecotype Okinawa chromosome 9, ASM2253959v1, whole genome shotgun sequence harbors:
- the LOC111564197 gene encoding transmembrane protease serine 9-like, coding for MKSLVFILLIGAAFATDDDKIVGGYECTPHSEPHQVSLNSGSYHSCGGSLVNEYWVVSAAHCYKSRFEVRLGEHHIGITEGTEQFISSSYVIPHPDYKVYTLEHDIMLIKLGKPATLNQYVQPVALPSSCASVGTMCRVSGWGVTMSSSVDRHRLQCLNIPILSDEDCHNSYPGMIDYTMFCAGYLEGGKDACQLDSGGPVVCNGELQGVVSWGIGCAERNYPGVYSKVCVQTEWLLTTMASYQTASEIGSSLTNQDAQKAKAALPVGIKSGLELKNSHRQVHIATMRSLVFVLLIGAAFALEDDKIVGGYECTPHSEPHQVSLNSGYHFCGGSLVNEYWVVSAAHCYKSRIEVRLGEHHIRINEGTEQFISSSRVIRHPNYSSYDLDNDIMLIKLSKPATLNQYVKTVALPKSCAPAGTMCRVSGWGNTMSSLADGDKLQCLEIPILSYSDCNNSYPGMITDAMFCAGYLEGGKDSCQGDSGGPVVCNNELQGVVSWGFGCAERDHPGVYAKVCIFNDWLESTMASY